One Mycobacteroides salmoniphilum DNA segment encodes these proteins:
- a CDS encoding saccharopine dehydrogenase family protein: MSREHDIVLYGATGYVGKLTALYLAGRVEATGARIALAGRNTEKLAAVRAACGPAARDWPLIEADATRPATLAAMAASTQVVVTTVGPYTKYGLPLVAACAEVGTDYADLTGEVNFVRESIDVYGKQAADTGARIVHCCGFDSIPSDLSVYALYRRAQEDGTGELLETTYVLSKFRGGVSGGTAASMVEVMEASAEDPEVRRNSQDPYSLSPDRPAEPEVGRQREFQTLRGESVAPELAGKWLGAFFMGPVNTRIVRRSNALLDWGYGTRIRYREVMSLGSSVVAPIAAAAVTGFLTAGFGLGTRVPMPKFVAQRLLPKPGSGPSERTRNKGHYRVETYTTTTEGARYRAVIAQEGDPGYKATAVLLGESGLTLALDRSELPDRLGVLTPAAAMGDPLLKRLRVAQGVTVEVERL; encoded by the coding sequence GGGGCAACGGGATACGTGGGGAAACTGACCGCGCTCTATCTGGCCGGACGGGTTGAGGCCACCGGGGCACGGATTGCGCTGGCCGGGCGAAACACCGAAAAGCTTGCCGCCGTGCGTGCTGCGTGTGGTCCGGCGGCGCGGGACTGGCCGTTGATCGAGGCTGACGCCACCCGACCGGCGACGCTGGCGGCCATGGCGGCTTCTACTCAGGTGGTTGTTACCACCGTCGGGCCGTACACAAAATACGGGCTGCCGTTGGTGGCCGCGTGCGCCGAGGTGGGAACCGACTACGCGGACTTGACTGGTGAGGTCAACTTCGTCCGGGAGAGCATCGACGTCTACGGCAAGCAGGCCGCGGACACCGGTGCCAGGATCGTGCATTGCTGCGGATTCGATTCCATTCCCTCGGATCTGAGTGTGTATGCCCTGTATCGGCGGGCTCAGGAAGACGGCACGGGCGAGCTGCTCGAGACGACCTATGTGCTGAGCAAGTTCCGCGGCGGTGTCAGCGGTGGTACGGCGGCGTCGATGGTCGAGGTGATGGAGGCGAGCGCCGAGGATCCGGAGGTGCGTCGCAACTCTCAGGACCCCTACTCGCTGAGCCCGGACCGCCCGGCCGAGCCGGAGGTGGGGCGGCAGCGTGAATTTCAAACGCTCCGTGGCGAATCCGTGGCACCGGAGTTGGCGGGCAAGTGGCTGGGTGCCTTCTTCATGGGGCCGGTCAACACCCGGATTGTGCGACGTAGCAATGCATTGTTGGACTGGGGATACGGAACCCGGATACGTTATCGCGAGGTCATGAGCCTGGGAAGTTCGGTGGTCGCGCCAATCGCCGCGGCCGCCGTCACAGGTTTCCTGACAGCGGGTTTCGGTCTGGGGACGCGGGTGCCTATGCCGAAATTCGTTGCCCAGCGCCTGCTACCGAAGCCGGGTTCGGGTCCCAGTGAGCGCACCCGGAACAAGGGCCACTATCGGGTCGAGACCTACACCACCACAACCGAGGGGGCGCGTTATCGGGCGGTCATCGCGCAGGAAGGCGATCCCGGTTACAAGGCGACCGCGGTGCTGCTGGGCGAGAGTGGCTTGACCCTGGCTCTGGATCGCAGCGAATTACCAGACCGGCTAGGGGTTTTGACGCCCGCGGCTGCCATGGGTGATCC